From Piscinibacter gummiphilus:
ACCAGGCGCTGCGGTGAGACCTGGCGCTCGCTCTCCTTGCGGTCGCTTCGCTTGAAGTAGCGCAGCCACACCCGCTTGCGCTGCACCAGCGCCGCGCCCAGCAGCTCGAAATGCCGGCTCGGCGCACGGCGGCGGGCGGTGGAGATGAGCTTCACCCGCCGCATCAGCTCGCGCGACTCACCCTCGTCGCCACCCAGCATGCCCTGCAGCTTGTCGATCAGCGGCTGCAGGTGGCGCGAGAGCACGCCATCGTCGTCGAGGCCCGACATCAGCTGGTGCATGGTGAGCAACGCGGTGATCTCCTTCTCGTTGAACCACATGCCGGGCAGCTCATGGCGAGCGTCCTGCTCGAAGCGGTAGCCGTTGTCGAAACGGTCGTAGACGATGGGCGCGTCGAGCCGGTCGCGCAGGTACTGCAGGTCGCGCTTCAAGGTGGCCGGAGAGACGTCGAGCTCCTCCTGCAGCACCGCGAAGCTCACGCTGCCACGGTGGCGCAGCAGGCGCTCGATTTTGTAGAAGCGTTCGGTCCGGTCCATGCGCTCACATATCTCCATTCACAGGCTCACCACGTGAGCCACCGCCTGCGAGCATATCCCGTGATGCAGATGCGCGACAGCGCTCACTGGCTCATTTGATGAGCCACCCGACCGAGACACTGGCGTCACCGCAACGGAGAACGCCCATGACGACCGAACTCAAGTCCCCCGCGAAGATCGAGCAGATCGGCTTCGAGCCGCACCCGGCCGCCACCACCCTCACCACGCACGAGCAGATCGGCTTCGAGCTGGGCTGGGACTACGCGCACCACGCCGTCATGCCACCCGCGCCCTACGCCCAGGAGCCTTCGGCGCTGCGCAATGGCTGGCTGGCCGGCCAGGCCACCTTCGGTCGCCGCACGCTCGAGCCCACGCGCCACGTGCGCAAGTGGTTGCAGCTGCGCCTGAACGCCTGGCTGCGCGGGCGCAGCGTCGAGCTGGTGCAGGTGACGCCGCACTACCTGCAGCAGATCGACGTCACACACTGCCCCATCATCCGCGTAGCCCTCAGCAGCGCCACGATGGAAGGCAGCGATGCCTCCATCGACCGCGTGCGCAGCGACGCCGGTTACGCCGCCGGCAACCTGGCCGTCATCAGCACCAAGGCCAACCACGGCAAGGCGGCGCACGGCTTCCGCGACGCGCAGCGGTTCGCGAAACTGATCGAAGACGGCCAGCTCGGCGGCATCGGCGGGCTCAACGCCGCGCAGTGGTCGCGCGTGGCCACGCTGTGCAGCTTCGTCGAGCCGCTCACGCATGCCGAGGCCTGCACGCTGCCGCTGCTCGTGCTGCCGCCCAACCGCCTGCGCCTCTTCAACCCGGCCCAGGCGCTGCAAGCCTTCATCAGCCAGCAGCTGCTGGTGGCCGGCTGGAGCCACCGCATCGCCCGCATCGAAGACCTGCTGCCGGGCAAGGCCGCACGCCGTGCCTTCCAGACCTTCTTCCACGCACTGCTGCCGCGGGTGCTCGAAGCCAAGGGCGCGGAAGGCGTGGCCGCCCGCTGGGCCATCGAAGATGCCTGGCGCAACCCGCTCACGCTGCAGCGCTGGACGGCCTTCGCCACCCTGCTGAGCGCCGCGCAATGCGAGAGCGTGGTGGCCCGCGCCAGCGCCCGCAAGCTCGGCACGACGCATGTGCAGCAGGTGAGCGACGACGCCGCCACCGATGGCTGGAACCTGGAGAGCCGCGGCTACGTGCCGCACGCCGTGCTGCGCCAGCGCTCGGCCCAGCCGGCGCGCCAGCTGTCTCTTCTGCACTGAGCGCTTTAAGAAGATGTGAAGGTGCCCGACTCCGCCGCGCGGGAGCGCGCCGGAGTCGTTTTTCCATCGGGTTTACCATCGCCGGCTCACGCCGCGCAGCGTCGGTCGCGCCACCCGCACCGACGCGCGTTCCTGTTCGAACCGCAGTACCCATCAGCCTGCATGTCCGCAGGCGCGGCATTGACGAGCGCTCCTGACACCTCGTTGTCAGCAGGGGCGTGTCAGCATCGCGCCCCGCTTCCTGCCGGCGACGCTTTGCCTCGACACCATCATGACCCTGCGCCCCAAGACCGTCCTGCTGCCCGCCCTGGCCCTCGTGCTCGCTGCCCTCTACGGGTTGGGCGTGCGTGCCGCCGACGAACCCAAGAAAGACGCCAAGGACCCGAAGGCCGCCGGGGCCCCGACCAAGGCCGCCCTCACCGTCACGGTGACGCAGGCACAGACCACCCGGCTGCCGATGAAGATCAGCGCCAACGGCAACATCGCCGCCTGGCAGGAAGCCAGCGTGGGCACCGAAGCCAACGGCCTGCGCCTGGCCGAGGTGCGCGCCAACGTGGGCGACGTGGTCAAGAAGGGGCAGGTGCTGGCCGTCTTCGCGGGCGACACGGTGCAGGCCGACCTGCTGCAGGCCAAGGCCGCCGTGGCCGAAGCCGAAGCCATGCTCGGCGAAGCCGCCGCCAATGCCCAGCGCGCCCGCGAGCTGGGCCCGGCCGGCGCCTTGTCGGGCCAGCAGATCAACAACTACCTGACCGCCGAGCGCACCGCCCAGGCGCGGCTGGAAGCCGCAAGGGCCTCGTACAAGGTCGCGCAGATCCGCGTCTCGCACGCGCAGGTCGTCGCCCCCGACAACGGCATCATCTCGGCCCGCAGCGCCACCGTGGGCGCCGTGCTGCCGGCCGGGCAGGAACTCTTTCGCCTGATCCGCCAGGGCCGGCTCGAGTGGCGCGCCGAAGTGCCGTCGGCCGACCTGGGGCGCCTGAAGCCGGGCATGGTGGCCAGCGTCGTCGCCACCAACACCGCCGCGCCGGTCACCGGCAAGGTCCGCATGGTCGCCCCGACTGTCGATGCGCAGACACGCAACGGCATCGTCTACGTCGACCTCGCCTCGGCGCCCGAGGTGAAAGCCGGCATGTACGCCCGCGGCGAGTTCGACATCGGCCAGAGCGAGGCGCTCACGCTGCCGCAAGGCGCGGTGGTGCTGCGCGACGGCTTCAACTACGTGCTCAAGGTCGGCCCCGACTCGAAGGTCACGCAGCTCAAGGTCGGCGTGGGCCGCCGTGTCGGCGACCGGGTCGAGATCACGCGCGGCCTCGACCCGCTGGCCAAGGTCGTCGCCGCAGGCGGCGGCTTCCTAGCCGAAGGCGACGTGGTGCGGGTGGTCGAGGCCCCGGTGGCCGCCACCCCGGCCACCCCCGCCACGGCGGTGAAGCCGGTCGCCGCGCCGAAGAAGTGAGACGAGGAGCCTCCCCATGATCAACGTCTCGTCCTGGTCGATCCGCAACCCGACGCCGGCCATCCTCCTCTTCATCATGCTGACCCTGGCCGGCCTGCTCGGCTTCCGGGCGATGAAGATCCAGAACTTCCCCGACATCGACCTGCCCATGGTCACGGTGACGGCCTCGCTGCCCGGCGCCTCGCCGGCGCAGATGGAGACCGAGGTCGCGCGCAAGATCGAGAACTCTCTCGCCACCGTCCAGGGTCTCAAGCACATCTACACCACGCTGCAGGACGGCACCGCCATCCTCACCGCCGAGTTCCGGCTCGAGAAACCCACGCAGGAGGCCGTCGACGAAGTGCGCGACGCCGTCTCGCGCGTGCGCTCCGACCTGCCGGCCGACCTGCGCGACCCGGTGATCCAGAAGGTCAACCTCGCCGGCACGCCCATCCTCACCTACACGGTGGCCAGCACCCGCATGGACGACGAGGCCCTCTCGTGGTTCATCGACAACCAGGTCAGCAAGACCATGCTGGCCGTCAACGGCGTGGGTGCCGTCACCCGCGTGGGCGGTGTCTCGCGCGAAGTGCGCGTGGAGCTCGACCCGGCGCGCATGCTCGCGCTCAACATCACCGCTGCCGACGTCTCGCGCCAGCTGCGCCAGATCCAGCAGGAAGCCTCGGGCGGCCGGGCCGATCTCGGCGGCGCCGAACAGTCGGTGCGCACGCTCGCCACCGTGCAGACGGCGCAGGAGCTGGGCGCGATGGAAGTCACGCTCTCCGACGGCCGCCACGTGCGGCTCGACGCCATCGCCAACGTGAGCGACACCGTGGCCGAGCGGCGCCAAGCGGCGCTCTTGAACGGCAAGCCGGTGGTCAGCTTCGAGATCGTGCGCTCGCGCGGCGCCAGCGAGATCGACGTCACCAACGGCGTGCGTGCCGCGCTCGAGAAGCTCAAGGCCGAGCACCCCGACATCACCATCACCGAGGCCTTCAACTTCGTCGACCCGGTGGTCGAGAACTACGACGGCTCGATGAAGCTGCTGTACGAAGGCGCGGCACTCGCGGTGCTGGTGGTGTTCCTCTTCCTGC
This genomic window contains:
- a CDS encoding helix-turn-helix transcriptional regulator, with product MDRTERFYKIERLLRHRGSVSFAVLQEELDVSPATLKRDLQYLRDRLDAPIVYDRFDNGYRFEQDARHELPGMWFNEKEITALLTMHQLMSGLDDDGVLSRHLQPLIDKLQGMLGGDEGESRELMRRVKLISTARRRAPSRHFELLGAALVQRKRVWLRYFKRSDRKESERQVSPQRLVNYRNTWYLDAWCHASDGLRRFALDAIREAKVEDAKARQVPLKELEAELDAGYGIYSGAGAKVKWATLVFNADAAQWVAVEEWHPEQQGRWLADGRYELRVPYSDPTELTMDVLRHGDSVVVTGDKAFAARIAQRLQQAANQYA
- a CDS encoding efflux RND transporter periplasmic adaptor subunit; translation: MTLRPKTVLLPALALVLAALYGLGVRAADEPKKDAKDPKAAGAPTKAALTVTVTQAQTTRLPMKISANGNIAAWQEASVGTEANGLRLAEVRANVGDVVKKGQVLAVFAGDTVQADLLQAKAAVAEAEAMLGEAAANAQRARELGPAGALSGQQINNYLTAERTAQARLEAARASYKVAQIRVSHAQVVAPDNGIISARSATVGAVLPAGQELFRLIRQGRLEWRAEVPSADLGRLKPGMVASVVATNTAAPVTGKVRMVAPTVDAQTRNGIVYVDLASAPEVKAGMYARGEFDIGQSEALTLPQGAVVLRDGFNYVLKVGPDSKVTQLKVGVGRRVGDRVEITRGLDPLAKVVAAGGGFLAEGDVVRVVEAPVAATPATPATAVKPVAAPKK